Within Haematobia irritans isolate KBUSLIRL chromosome 2, ASM5000362v1, whole genome shotgun sequence, the genomic segment ATAGAAGagaaaactgaaaaatatcGTGATGTCCAGATATTTTTCTGCAGTCGCACGCATACCCAACTGGCTCAAGTGGTTAGAGAGATAAAACGCACCGCTTATGGCCCAAGAATAAGATGTGTCTCCATGGCTTCTCGCCAGCAATTATGCATACACAAAGAGCTACGCAAACTCAATAACACTGCCttgataaatgaaaaatgtttggatatggccaaaaattccAGTACGAAAGTAACTGCTTGTGACACTGACGGATGTGTAAAAAAGAAGGCACGTATTAATCAAAAATCTTTGGGAAAATGTCCAATGAAGAATCAAAGCTTGGTACAAGAATTAAGCGAATTGTCTTTGACCGATATTTTGGATATAGAGGAATTGGTCAAAGAAGGAGAACAGTTGGAAGCGTGCCCTTATTATGCAGCACGTATGGCCACATGTATGGGTCAGATAGTTATGTTACCCTATCAACTTCTTCTGCACAAACGCAGTCGTGAAATGGCTGGTATTGATTTAACAGGCTCCATAGTAATCATTGATGAAGCTCATAATTTATTGGACTGCATATCGGATATATATAGCTGTGAGGTCAGTTTGCAACAATTACAATCTGTGCAACATCAAATAGTGGcatataaaatgaaatatgCATCACGGTTTAGTTCGCCAAATCTACTTTCCATCAATAAATTGATATATGTCATTAAGAGACTAATAAAACTGTTAACTCCGTCGAATGGACCAACCTCTAAGGAAAATGAAAAACAACCCAATTTTCGTATGCTTTGTACTTATGAACTGATGTCCGAAGGAGATTTCTTCAATATCGATCTTTTTCAGTTGATTCAATTTTGCGAAGCATCAAGGCTCGCTCAAAAATTACAAGGTTTTGCCAAAACACTTACCATGGAATCTAAACCCAATGAAAACGAACCGCCAGCCAGTGGAAAATCTGCCGCCTTGGGTCTATTAAAACGTCTTCAACAAAATCACGAAGAAAAACTTTCAAAAGCTGCTAGactgaaaaaaacagaaattacaGAAGATGCGAAAATTCCCCAATTAGTCGAAGAAAATAAACCTCAGATTATTTTAACATCGTCACTAAGACCATTATTGGCCTTTTTAGAAGCTCTATGTGAAAAAGCTGAAGATGGTAGAATTTTGGTTAATACTGGAGGTAGCCCGACATCTAAATATGAATCTCAACCAGGATATAAATACATACTATTGAATCCTGGTGCCCATTTccaagatgttgtcaaaaaagcGAGAGCAGTAAGTCATAAGCCATTTTGTAACCAcaattatttctaatttttctaatttttgatTAGAAAAGTGCATTTTCTTCTctgtgaactaaaaaaaaaaaaaacgataagaGACTTTGATGTTGAATAACCGATGATGTTTGACCTGTTCAAAATCGTCTCTAATCGGCAACGTATTTTTGGTCAGATTAAGCTTTCCTAAATggattattttactttttaattaggcaagaataattattaatgtttcagatGTCGTTTAGTAGACTTTTAACATCTTAAACTTCAAATGGTActcaaaacattaaaaactcCAAGATCGCCTTTTCCAGGATTttagaattttccataaaaattttagaattttgaaaactaaatcaaaaaGTTGACCTTCAAAGTTTTTAAAGTCTTGAAACTATTaaatctacaaaacaaaaaactctaAGGTGGAGTTTTATAAGGTTATTAATCTATTATGGCCAACCGATTATACGGGTTTGAAATTGACTTTTATAGTCCATTTTTGGTGATTACGATTAActaaacaacaatttttttatatatatttttcttttagatAGTGGTTGCTGGTGGAACAATGCAACCTACTAACGAACTAACCGAACAACTCTTTAGTACATGTCCGGAACGAGTGAAATTACGTTTCTATGATCATGTCGTACCTGATGATGCCGTCTTGCCGTATGTAGTAACAAAAGGTCCCAGTGgtagaaatttgtgttttaattttactCAAAGATCATCTAACGTAATGGTAAGATGGCAGCattctatttataattattacaattttaattgtatatttttctaGTTGAGCGATTTGTGTAGTGTTCTTGAGAATCTTTGTAATGTTGTTCCAGCTGGCCTTGTGTGTTTTGTACCCTCGTATGATTATTTAGATTTAGTTTATGAGCAATTAAAGAAAACTGGTATTTTCGAAAGAATCTctaaaaagaaacgcatatttcGTGAGCCCCGCAGTGATTCTGGGTCCACAGGACAGAATGTGGACCAAGTGTTAGTCGATTATTCTCGAGCTGTTCGCAACCATCAAGGCGCATTACTTTTAAGTGTAGTAGGAGCCAAACTGAGTGAGGGTCTTAACTTCACAGATGATTTGGGTCGTGGTGTCATTGTTGTGGGTCTACCCTATCCCTATAGCAAATCGGCTGAACTACAAGAACGTATGacatatttggacaaaactttaggCCCAGGATCTGGAAATGAATATTATGAGAATCTCTGCATGAAGGCTGTTAATCAATGTATTGGACGTTCGGTTCGTCATATACGTGATTATGCTTGTGTTTATATTTTGGATGAAAGATATGCTCGTGAGAATATTCGACGTAAGCTACCCCAATGGATTTCAAGGCATTTACAAATAGCTCCGAATTATGGTAAAGTTCATGCTGGCACAGTAAAA encodes:
- the LOC142227183 gene encoding ATP-dependent DNA helicase DDX11: MYSPQKSLITPSDFNFPFTPYDIQQQLMTELYGVLENKLIGIFESPTGTGKSLTLTCAALKWLEDHEELVRKELLERLEKISKEVEKLEKEQNVATDWISMHSKTSEQKQEMLELKGVKKLLDEYEEKLKQMKERRKLAKQNKAMATKKLSSSTNFDANHSLLEDTNVVLEEDTEPFTEDDDLNIEEKTEKYRDVQIFFCSRTHTQLAQVVREIKRTAYGPRIRCVSMASRQQLCIHKELRKLNNTALINEKCLDMAKNSSTKVTACDTDGCVKKKARINQKSLGKCPMKNQSLVQELSELSLTDILDIEELVKEGEQLEACPYYAARMATCMGQIVMLPYQLLLHKRSREMAGIDLTGSIVIIDEAHNLLDCISDIYSCEVSLQQLQSVQHQIVAYKMKYASRFSSPNLLSINKLIYVIKRLIKLLTPSNGPTSKENEKQPNFRMLCTYELMSEGDFFNIDLFQLIQFCEASRLAQKLQGFAKTLTMESKPNENEPPASGKSAALGLLKRLQQNHEEKLSKAARLKKTEITEDAKIPQLVEENKPQIILTSSLRPLLAFLEALCEKAEDGRILVNTGGSPTSKYESQPGYKYILLNPGAHFQDVVKKARAIVVAGGTMQPTNELTEQLFSTCPERVKLRFYDHVVPDDAVLPYVVTKGPSGRNLCFNFTQRSSNVMLSDLCSVLENLCNVVPAGLVCFVPSYDYLDLVYEQLKKTGIFERISKKKRIFREPRSDSGSTGQNVDQVLVDYSRAVRNHQGALLLSVVGAKLSEGLNFTDDLGRGVIVVGLPYPYSKSAELQERMTYLDKTLGPGSGNEYYENLCMKAVNQCIGRSVRHIRDYACVYILDERYARENIRRKLPQWISRHLQIAPNYGKVHAGTVKFFKQKKVKAEEII